The Patescibacteria group bacterium nucleotide sequence TCAGGTATTTAGGCTAATATTAGCCGTATGTACCTATACCAATCACAAGTAAAGCGCCCGTCATTGCGAGTCCCGATGTCTGAATCGGGACGACGCAACCCCCTGGTTCGTGCCAATGGACAATGGGATTGCCACGCTCGCCGACTCGCTCGCAATGACAGGGGGGGGTGTCACACGGTGTGTTTCACGGTTTACTGGTTGAGTATTCTGTGCTATCGTTGGCAAATAAGCGTCACCCCATTCACGGATTAATGAGTATTTTTCCATGCCCAAAAAAGATCATAATTTCAACGTCGGCTTGAAGGCATTCATTCGAAAAGGTGATTCATTTTTGGCCCTTAAAGATGCCTATAGTGAATTCTGGGATATTCCCGGTGGCCGGATCGAGGGTTCGGAGATCGATCAACCGGTAACCGAGTGCCTACGCCGCGAATTACTGGAAGAGTTAGGCATTAATCTATGTATAGAAGTAAACGAGCTTTTTGATGTCTGCAAATTCCGCGTCCAATCAAATAATAAAATCGCGCCTAACCTAAATCTATTTTTGGTTTTTTATACGGCCACATTTCAATCTGGAGATATTATTCTCAACGAAGAATCAGTAAAATACGAATGGCTAAACAATCTTACTTATCATTCGTGCAATTTTGGAAGTCAGAATAAGGTTGTAGACGCATACGTTTCCAAATTCCTGCCGGCTTAATTCTATTTTTCGTGGATTTAAATTCTAATCAAAGCTCGCGCCTCGTGAGCTTCCGTCCTTGTTACTTGTTACTTCTTCCTTGTTACTTTTATGCCATCGAAACAGATTGAACTTGTATTGGTGTTACCAAACATTCGGAGTAGATTTAACGTTGGCTCCATCTTCCGTACCGCTGACGGCGCGGGTGTAAATAAAATATATTTATGCGGTATCACGCCCACACCGCCACATGATAAAATTGCCAAAGTAGCCCTGGGCGCCGAAACTACT carries:
- a CDS encoding NUDIX domain-containing protein, with amino-acid sequence MPKKDHNFNVGLKAFIRKGDSFLALKDAYSEFWDIPGGRIEGSEIDQPVTECLRRELLEELGINLCIEVNELFDVCKFRVQSNNKIAPNLNLFLVFYTATFQSGDIILNEESVKYEWLNNLTYHSCNFGSQNKVVDAYVSKFLPA